A region of Pyxidicoccus parkwaysis DNA encodes the following proteins:
- the tssI gene encoding type VI secretion system Vgr family protein, giving the protein MGRHSRAFTLRIGTLGAESLTVSAFAGREAISQPFDFQVDFFTRDGEPLAVADLVGRDALLTLSVRDGGPRYVHGVVREVESPGVKTGRRRYRAHVVPKLWRLSQVHKSRIFQNKSVPDILKAVLGEGGIEVRLALSGSYAAREYCVQYRESDFAFVSRLMEWEGIFYFFEHTDSGHTLVLGDKPSAHAPLTQGQTLPLRPRLGKEAVDGEFVYALEVVHRLRPGAVHLKDFDFEKPALDISGKGKASEGLAALEIYDYPADYVAPGVGKAAAGVRAEAAGMGGRTLTGEAIAPRLTPGFLLELDAPEDGTFAGEYLITEVVHSGMQPDVSGGSESLQGLYRNQFHLLPKAVPFRPRRLTPLPQIAGPQTATVTGPAGEEIHTDAHGRIKVQFHWDREGKKDEKSSCWVRVGQPWGGPAWGDVWLPRIGQEVIVRFLEGDPDRPLVAGAVYNGTHTVPYGLPGEKTKSTRKSASSLGSDGFNEVRIEDAAGEEEVFTHAQKDEELITENDKDQQVRGYEDLLVKKDRKRTVEGNQELRVGGEDVGVVEGNQTLLVQGNRSTKTTESHSEIVEGNQVMTVGGNLTVLVTKASSEDVLAAKATSIGGAYSINVALAHNEATGGAKGEQVAGLKHEAIAGNRQETVIGDKHASVEADWDVEVAGHAVLKASGDSSETIGESTYVLAQDECRWLAKRIKIATDKLSIFVNGKLAVRVEKSGKVQVLGRTITVDDSP; this is encoded by the coding sequence ATGGGGCGGCACTCACGGGCATTCACGTTACGGATTGGGACGCTCGGCGCCGAGTCGCTGACTGTGTCTGCCTTCGCGGGCAGGGAGGCCATCAGCCAGCCCTTCGACTTCCAGGTGGACTTCTTCACGAGGGACGGTGAGCCGCTGGCGGTGGCGGACCTGGTGGGCAGGGACGCGCTGCTGACGCTGTCGGTGCGCGACGGCGGCCCGCGCTACGTGCACGGCGTGGTGCGCGAGGTGGAGTCGCCAGGCGTGAAGACGGGCCGCCGCCGCTACCGCGCCCACGTGGTGCCCAAGCTGTGGCGCCTGTCACAGGTGCACAAGAGTCGCATCTTCCAGAACAAGAGCGTGCCGGACATCCTCAAGGCCGTGCTCGGCGAGGGCGGCATCGAGGTGCGGCTGGCGCTCAGCGGCAGCTACGCGGCGCGCGAGTACTGCGTGCAGTACCGCGAGAGCGACTTCGCCTTCGTCAGCCGGCTGATGGAGTGGGAGGGCATCTTCTACTTCTTCGAGCACACCGACTCCGGCCACACGCTGGTGCTGGGGGACAAGCCCTCCGCGCACGCGCCGCTGACGCAGGGCCAGACGCTGCCGTTGCGCCCGCGCCTGGGCAAGGAGGCGGTGGACGGCGAGTTCGTCTACGCGCTGGAGGTGGTGCACCGGCTGCGCCCCGGCGCGGTGCACCTGAAGGACTTCGACTTCGAGAAGCCCGCGCTGGACATCTCCGGCAAGGGCAAGGCGTCCGAGGGCCTGGCGGCGCTCGAAATCTACGACTACCCGGCCGACTACGTGGCGCCGGGCGTGGGCAAGGCGGCCGCCGGCGTGCGCGCGGAAGCGGCGGGCATGGGCGGACGCACGCTGACGGGGGAGGCCATTGCCCCGCGGCTGACGCCCGGCTTCCTGCTGGAGCTGGACGCGCCCGAGGACGGCACCTTCGCGGGTGAGTACCTCATCACCGAGGTGGTGCACTCGGGCATGCAGCCGGACGTCTCCGGCGGCAGCGAGTCCCTGCAGGGCCTCTACCGCAACCAGTTCCACCTGCTGCCCAAGGCGGTGCCATTCCGGCCGCGCCGGCTGACGCCGCTGCCGCAAATCGCGGGGCCGCAGACGGCCACGGTGACGGGCCCGGCGGGCGAGGAAATCCACACCGACGCGCACGGCCGCATCAAGGTGCAGTTCCACTGGGACCGCGAGGGCAAGAAGGACGAGAAGTCCTCGTGCTGGGTGCGCGTGGGCCAGCCGTGGGGCGGCCCGGCGTGGGGTGACGTGTGGCTGCCGCGCATCGGCCAGGAGGTCATCGTCCGCTTCCTGGAGGGAGACCCGGACCGGCCGCTGGTGGCGGGCGCCGTGTACAACGGCACCCATACGGTGCCGTATGGGCTGCCGGGCGAGAAGACGAAGTCCACGCGCAAGAGCGCCTCCAGCCTGGGCAGCGACGGCTTCAACGAGGTGCGCATCGAGGACGCGGCGGGCGAGGAGGAGGTCTTCACCCACGCGCAGAAGGACGAAGAGCTCATCACGGAGAACGACAAGGACCAGCAGGTGCGCGGGTACGAGGACCTGCTGGTGAAGAAGGACCGCAAGCGCACGGTGGAGGGCAACCAGGAGCTCCGCGTGGGCGGCGAGGACGTCGGCGTCGTGGAGGGGAACCAGACGCTGCTGGTGCAGGGCAACCGCTCCACGAAGACGACGGAGTCCCACTCCGAGATTGTGGAGGGCAACCAGGTGATGACGGTGGGGGGCAACCTCACCGTGCTGGTGACGAAAGCCAGCTCGGAGGACGTGCTCGCGGCGAAGGCCACCAGCATCGGCGGGGCGTACAGCATCAACGTGGCGCTGGCCCACAACGAGGCCACGGGCGGTGCGAAGGGCGAGCAGGTGGCGGGGCTCAAGCATGAGGCCATCGCCGGGAACCGGCAGGAGACCGTGATCGGCGACAAGCACGCATCTGTCGAAGCGGACTGGGACGTGGAGGTGGCAGGTCATGCAGTCCTGAAGGCCAGTGGGGACTCGAGTGAGACCATCGGTGAGAGCACATACGTGCTCGCTCAAGATGAATGCCGCTGGCTCGCAAAGCGCATCAAGATTGCTACCGACAAGCTCTCCATCTTCGTGAACGGCAAGCTCGCGGTGCGGGTCGAGAAGTCCGGCAAGGTTCAGGTTCTGGGAAGAACCATCACCGTGGACGATTCGCCATGA
- a CDS encoding type VI secretion system contractile sheath domain-containing protein produces MSQSGSSAEGARVRWLVAGAFSPAPSGRRFHLTPESFSSELARAATGLRITIADRLGAGDTRSFELSFDRLRAFGIADLISAVPELRALQALHSDLSSSDPLRPLSPEEAASRIATITGPGRLPDAVAEALRAAAVPNTPDVPAAPPPASSGEDLVETMLNRADSASPAAASRAVDAFLRAINPRVPASSSAPAAATSPSRKTARDLIEEALLTTAKDILATEPVARLESAWRGLRWLVDQCPRSSGVAVEVLDAARPALLEALQGVLAAEPFDRPDAVFLVDSCDDVGLLGRLAALGERSQVPVVASVASSLLGVAPGELPVALEEERETVSDAWTELRQDESSRWLCAAINNVVVVSEGRGPAKRSAFTSPALAIAALLSASFRDAGSFARILGQAGGLRAPATWELPSGRDKGLGIPTENFLPIRAQARLESRGVLGLGSGRNADAVLLSAAPTVYGGGYSVPLPAQLLTGRIVRFATWVRDQLPPGTGNEEVNAIFAQAAEVFLFRGATENGQVRAELVSTDDGRGVHVSATVRPEHAGTRFQLAFVLPLRG; encoded by the coding sequence ATGAGTCAGAGCGGAAGCAGTGCAGAGGGAGCACGCGTGCGGTGGCTGGTGGCGGGAGCCTTCTCCCCCGCGCCCTCAGGCCGGCGCTTCCACCTCACCCCCGAGTCGTTCAGCAGCGAGCTCGCCCGCGCCGCCACCGGCCTGCGCATCACCATCGCCGACCGCCTCGGCGCCGGGGACACCCGCTCCTTCGAGCTGTCCTTCGACCGCCTCCGCGCCTTCGGCATCGCCGACCTCATCTCCGCCGTCCCCGAGCTGCGCGCGCTCCAGGCCCTCCACTCGGACCTCTCCAGCTCCGACCCGCTCCGCCCCCTCTCTCCCGAGGAGGCCGCCTCCCGCATCGCCACCATCACCGGCCCCGGCCGCCTCCCCGACGCCGTCGCCGAGGCCCTCCGCGCCGCCGCCGTGCCCAACACCCCCGACGTCCCGGCGGCTCCCCCTCCGGCGTCGTCCGGCGAGGACCTCGTCGAGACCATGCTCAACCGCGCCGACTCGGCCTCGCCCGCCGCCGCGTCCCGCGCCGTGGATGCCTTCCTGCGCGCCATCAACCCTCGCGTTCCGGCGTCCTCTTCCGCCCCGGCTGCGGCCACGTCCCCGTCCCGCAAGACGGCGCGCGACCTCATCGAGGAGGCCCTGCTCACCACCGCGAAGGACATCCTCGCCACCGAGCCCGTCGCCCGCCTCGAGTCCGCGTGGCGCGGCCTGCGGTGGCTGGTGGACCAGTGCCCCAGGTCTTCCGGCGTCGCCGTGGAGGTGCTCGACGCGGCCCGCCCCGCGCTGCTGGAGGCCCTCCAGGGCGTGCTCGCGGCCGAGCCGTTCGACCGTCCCGACGCCGTCTTCCTCGTGGACTCGTGTGATGACGTGGGGCTGCTCGGCAGGCTCGCGGCGCTCGGGGAGCGCTCGCAGGTTCCCGTGGTGGCGTCCGTGGCGTCGTCGCTCCTCGGTGTGGCGCCGGGAGAGCTCCCCGTCGCGCTGGAGGAGGAGCGGGAGACGGTCTCCGACGCGTGGACCGAGCTGCGCCAGGACGAGTCCTCGCGCTGGCTGTGCGCCGCCATCAACAACGTGGTGGTGGTGAGCGAGGGACGTGGCCCGGCGAAGCGCTCGGCCTTCACCAGCCCCGCGCTCGCCATCGCGGCGCTGCTCTCCGCCAGCTTCCGCGACGCCGGCTCCTTCGCGCGCATCCTGGGCCAGGCCGGTGGCCTGCGTGCCCCGGCCACCTGGGAGTTGCCGTCCGGCCGCGACAAGGGGCTCGGCATTCCCACCGAGAACTTCCTCCCCATCCGCGCGCAGGCTCGGCTGGAGTCGCGCGGCGTGCTCGGACTCGGCAGCGGGCGCAACGCGGACGCGGTGCTGCTCTCCGCCGCGCCCACGGTGTACGGCGGTGGCTACTCGGTGCCGCTGCCCGCGCAGCTCCTCACGGGCCGCATCGTCCGCTTCGCCACCTGGGTGAGGGACCAGCTCCCGCCCGGCACCGGCAACGAAGAGGTCAACGCCATCTTCGCCCAGGCCGCCGAAGTGTTCCTCTTCCGGGGCGCCACGGAGAACGGCCAGGTCCGCGCCGAGCTCGTCTCCACCGATGACGGCCGCGGCGTCCACGTCAGCGCCACCGTCCGGCCCGAGCACGCCGGCACGCGGTTCCAGCTCGCCTTCGTGCTGCCGCTGCGCGGATGA
- a CDS encoding helix-turn-helix domain-containing protein: MKPCGVHLLAEDAAFCAWDCVCHKGPRSPVFEGESSLVHISVVLAGVFHARSAQGATLAGPGTLLLGNAEEEYAYRHVDDGGDRSVVFEYAEAFLDEVAGSLDSRLRARRAFGRAFIPARVESTDAVALSYQALRAGEPEALREAALTVASVALTEDRGGVHSVRAPTSAQAHRVARMLRFVEAHSAEDCSLDTLAAHAGLSSFHFLRVFRAMTGQTPRQYVIATRLRVAATALRTTRTPVTEVSMDVGFGDLSHFTTSFTRVFGVSPRTYRKRHGRWSD; this comes from the coding sequence GTGAAGCCGTGCGGGGTGCACCTGCTCGCGGAGGATGCGGCGTTCTGTGCGTGGGATTGCGTCTGCCACAAGGGGCCGCGCAGTCCCGTCTTCGAGGGGGAGAGCTCGCTCGTCCACATCAGCGTCGTGCTCGCGGGGGTGTTTCATGCCCGCTCGGCCCAGGGCGCCACGCTCGCGGGGCCGGGGACGCTGCTGCTCGGGAATGCCGAGGAGGAATATGCGTACCGCCATGTCGATGATGGCGGGGACCGCTCCGTCGTCTTCGAGTACGCGGAGGCGTTCCTCGACGAGGTAGCGGGCTCGCTCGATTCGCGGCTTCGCGCGAGGCGCGCGTTTGGACGGGCCTTCATCCCCGCGCGGGTGGAGTCGACGGATGCGGTGGCGCTCTCGTATCAGGCGCTACGTGCCGGTGAGCCGGAGGCGCTGCGCGAGGCCGCGCTCACCGTGGCGTCGGTTGCGCTGACGGAGGACCGGGGCGGCGTTCATTCCGTGCGGGCTCCCACGTCCGCGCAGGCGCACCGTGTCGCGAGGATGTTGCGATTCGTCGAGGCGCACAGCGCGGAGGACTGCTCGCTCGACACGCTGGCCGCGCACGCGGGGCTGAGCAGCTTCCACTTCCTGCGCGTGTTCCGAGCGATGACGGGACAGACACCGCGTCAGTACGTCATCGCCACTCGGTTGCGGGTGGCCGCGACGGCCCTGCGGACGACTCGCACGCCCGTCACCGAGGTCTCGATGGATGTGGGCTTCGGGGACTTGTCCCACTTCACCACGAGCTTCACGCGGGTCTTCGGTGTGTCGCCGCGCACGTACCGCAAGCGGCACGGGCGATGGAGCGACTGA
- a CDS encoding TolB family protein, whose product MLRRHLLWLTALLLTGCSTSSTQHAPASEAHAPEVYGAGLFTTGAWDFFMAFSPDQKRVLFCRADDAFEKYEIFETRLGDDGRWSTPVKPRFAKEWSNADPHISPDGRTVVFISNRPSPGETTARATHDIFVAHLQPDGEWSEATRLPAPVNDAGLDEWSPAVAANGNLYFGGERSGTRGGSDLWVSRLVGGVYQPPENLGYAINTAGEEVEPWIAPDESYLLFSALRRPESIGSYDVYLSRRLPDGGWEKARLLGNGINSTARDFNQSVSPDGKWLYFSSNRPHTGDVGPRFDFPRNDAALVGIGKGTGDIYRVPMSALGL is encoded by the coding sequence ATGCTCCGACGACACCTCCTGTGGCTCACCGCACTGCTGCTGACCGGATGCAGCACGTCCTCCACCCAGCACGCTCCCGCGAGCGAAGCACACGCCCCCGAAGTCTACGGAGCCGGCCTCTTCACCACCGGCGCCTGGGACTTCTTCATGGCCTTCTCCCCCGACCAGAAGCGGGTCCTCTTCTGCCGCGCGGACGACGCATTCGAGAAGTACGAAATCTTCGAGACACGGCTCGGTGATGACGGCCGCTGGTCCACGCCCGTGAAGCCCCGCTTCGCGAAGGAGTGGAGCAACGCGGACCCGCACATCTCTCCCGACGGCCGCACCGTCGTCTTCATCTCCAACCGTCCCAGCCCGGGAGAGACGACGGCCCGCGCGACGCACGACATCTTCGTCGCCCACCTGCAACCCGATGGCGAGTGGAGCGAGGCCACGCGCCTCCCCGCGCCGGTGAACGATGCGGGCCTCGACGAGTGGTCCCCCGCCGTGGCCGCCAACGGCAACCTGTACTTCGGCGGAGAGCGCTCCGGGACTCGCGGCGGGAGCGACCTCTGGGTCTCCCGGCTCGTGGGCGGCGTGTACCAGCCACCGGAGAACCTCGGATACGCCATCAACACCGCTGGCGAGGAGGTGGAGCCATGGATTGCGCCGGACGAGAGCTACCTCCTCTTCAGCGCGCTCCGTCGGCCGGAGAGCATCGGCAGCTATGACGTGTACCTGAGCCGCAGGCTTCCGGATGGCGGCTGGGAGAAGGCGCGGCTGCTCGGCAACGGCATCAACTCAACGGCCCGGGACTTCAACCAGAGCGTCTCGCCCGACGGGAAGTGGCTCTACTTCAGCAGCAACCGGCCGCACACCGGAGACGTGGGCCCGCGCTTCGACTTCCCGAGGAACGACGCCGCGCTCGTGGGCATCGGCAAGGGCACGGGTGACATCTACCGCGTGCCCATGAGCGCGCTCGGCCTGTGA
- a CDS encoding GNAT family N-acetyltransferase yields the protein MSTQNVAERAVIREARPEDDAAIGELLVEAFITQYAKKLPEVVYTDERKRELRDVAARRKVATILVAEVDGEVVGTVALFPPGAPGSEAWLPNSADLRGLATAVRFHGTGLAKPLLDAAEDLARKWGVDAICLHVRKGAEGVGRLYMKRGFVREPVGDMDLPSVFLTAYVKPLK from the coding sequence ATGAGCACCCAGAATGTGGCGGAGCGGGCCGTCATCCGCGAGGCGCGGCCCGAGGACGACGCGGCGATTGGTGAATTGCTGGTCGAGGCCTTCATCACGCAGTACGCCAAGAAGCTCCCCGAGGTCGTCTACACAGACGAGCGCAAGCGCGAGCTGCGGGACGTGGCGGCCCGCCGGAAGGTGGCCACCATCCTGGTGGCAGAGGTGGACGGCGAGGTGGTGGGGACGGTCGCCCTGTTCCCTCCCGGAGCACCGGGCTCGGAGGCGTGGCTGCCGAACTCGGCGGACCTTCGCGGACTGGCCACCGCCGTGCGCTTCCACGGCACCGGGTTGGCGAAGCCGCTGCTCGACGCGGCGGAGGACCTGGCGCGCAAGTGGGGCGTGGATGCCATCTGCCTCCACGTGCGCAAGGGCGCCGAGGGCGTCGGACGCCTCTACATGAAGCGCGGCTTCGTGCGCGAGCCGGTGGGAGACATGGACCTGCCCAGCGTCTTCCTCACCGCGTACGTGAAGCCCCTGAAGTAG
- a CDS encoding phospholipase D-like domain-containing protein, producing the protein MKLAWLVLGAVLLAGCPYPNHRHDLRLRALPEGGPEARSLAFYQSLGVELQPGHRVELIENGHIFDAIEQEIRSARTSIHIASYIWRPGEPSDRLVRAIQQRQPGVACRVLVDPLGSVNFESVEPVLAKAGCEVRTFRPIQGAISSLDAKRIKARMHRKLVVRDGEVGLTGGWGIWRSWLGDAEGPDSWRDLAVRVEGPTVREMQVAFAQNWQEAGGDFLPASEFPTIQPVGEARAGFVASTGHRFLSNARRMTLLTIASAKRRLWIANSYFIPSEAISDMLIEKAKQGVDVRVLVPGRHHDIAPVHAAQRASYARLLEGGVRIWEYELSMMHAKTMLADDSLSVVGSTNMDPLALGSSEECSVVVDDAGLAAELAAAFEKDLGHSYEIHWSGWKKRGVLQKLGDKLPWLIGDYL; encoded by the coding sequence GTGAAGCTGGCCTGGCTCGTGCTCGGCGCGGTGCTGCTCGCCGGGTGCCCGTATCCCAACCACCGGCATGACCTGCGCCTGCGCGCGCTTCCCGAGGGTGGGCCCGAGGCTCGCTCACTCGCGTTCTACCAGTCGCTCGGTGTGGAGCTTCAGCCCGGCCACCGCGTGGAGTTGATTGAGAACGGCCACATCTTCGACGCCATCGAGCAGGAGATTCGCTCGGCCCGCACCAGCATCCACATCGCCAGCTACATCTGGCGCCCGGGCGAGCCGTCGGACCGGCTGGTGCGCGCCATTCAGCAGCGCCAGCCCGGCGTCGCGTGCCGCGTGCTCGTGGACCCGCTGGGCAGCGTCAACTTCGAGTCCGTGGAGCCCGTGCTCGCCAAGGCTGGCTGCGAGGTGCGCACGTTCCGTCCCATCCAGGGTGCCATCTCCTCGCTCGATGCGAAGCGCATCAAGGCGCGCATGCACCGCAAGCTGGTGGTGCGCGACGGCGAGGTGGGGCTCACCGGAGGCTGGGGCATCTGGAGGAGCTGGCTCGGTGATGCGGAGGGGCCGGACTCCTGGAGGGACCTCGCCGTCCGCGTGGAGGGGCCCACCGTGCGCGAGATGCAGGTGGCCTTCGCGCAGAACTGGCAGGAGGCTGGCGGAGACTTCCTCCCGGCCAGTGAATTCCCCACGATTCAGCCCGTGGGTGAGGCTCGCGCCGGCTTCGTGGCGAGCACCGGCCATCGCTTCCTCTCCAATGCGCGGCGGATGACGCTGCTCACCATCGCCTCGGCGAAGCGGCGGCTGTGGATTGCGAACTCGTACTTCATCCCCTCCGAGGCCATCAGCGACATGCTCATCGAGAAGGCCAAGCAGGGCGTGGACGTGCGGGTGCTGGTGCCCGGGCGGCACCATGACATCGCGCCCGTGCACGCGGCGCAGCGGGCGTCGTATGCGCGGCTGCTCGAAGGAGGCGTGCGCATCTGGGAGTACGAGCTGTCCATGATGCACGCCAAGACGATGCTCGCGGATGACTCGCTGTCCGTCGTCGGCTCCACCAACATGGACCCGCTGGCGCTGGGTAGCTCGGAGGAGTGCTCGGTGGTGGTGGACGACGCGGGTCTGGCCGCGGAGCTTGCTGCCGCGTTCGAGAAAGACCTGGGCCACTCCTACGAAATCCACTGGAGCGGGTGGAAGAAGCGCGGGGTGCTGCAGAAGCTGGGGGACAAGCTTCCGTGGCTCATCGGCGACTATCTGTGA
- a CDS encoding aspartyl/asparaginyl beta-hydroxylase domain-containing protein, with protein MSETSTQELTAQVRQRVIELAMQGGYFDTVMRAGSELARLQDYLQMLAGRRPLPPPTPGQEPTIFPPLPGLDERPWREPPIPAATALEGCRAAVERDLARLEHADLLHYDSGIVGTGRWSVHPVFFAGERLDRLFFPGLEMDETAAAVQSLDGECTAFPLADVLFSSHAPGTTLTPHCSWDGFRMRLHLGLRVPEGCGIRVGTESRQWEEGRVLVFHDSFEHETWNRSQQRRVVLIVDCWHPGLTVPEREALLALTRKFEVRAMLARLRAPEPMAEQLLVRFAQAELADPHVRRFWRM; from the coding sequence ATGTCCGAAACGTCCACGCAGGAGCTCACCGCGCAGGTGCGCCAGAGGGTCATCGAGCTGGCCATGCAGGGCGGCTACTTCGACACCGTCATGCGCGCCGGCAGCGAGCTGGCGCGACTCCAGGACTACCTCCAGATGCTGGCCGGGCGCAGGCCCCTGCCTCCGCCCACGCCGGGACAGGAGCCCACGATATTCCCGCCGCTCCCCGGCCTGGACGAGCGTCCCTGGCGCGAGCCGCCCATTCCCGCCGCGACGGCGCTGGAGGGCTGCCGCGCCGCCGTGGAGAGGGACCTCGCGCGGCTGGAGCATGCGGACCTGCTGCACTACGACTCGGGCATCGTCGGCACGGGCCGCTGGTCCGTGCACCCCGTCTTCTTCGCGGGTGAGCGCCTGGACCGGCTCTTCTTCCCCGGGCTGGAGATGGACGAGACGGCCGCCGCCGTGCAGTCGCTGGACGGCGAGTGCACGGCCTTCCCCCTGGCGGACGTGCTCTTCTCGTCGCACGCACCGGGCACGACGCTGACGCCGCACTGCAGCTGGGACGGCTTCCGGATGCGGCTCCACCTGGGCCTGCGGGTTCCGGAGGGCTGTGGCATCCGCGTGGGCACCGAGTCGCGGCAGTGGGAGGAGGGCCGCGTGCTCGTCTTCCATGACTCGTTCGAGCACGAGACGTGGAACCGCAGTCAGCAGCGCCGCGTGGTGCTCATCGTCGACTGCTGGCACCCCGGCCTCACCGTGCCCGAGCGCGAGGCGCTGCTGGCCCTCACGCGGAAGTTCGAGGTGCGCGCCATGCTGGCGCGGCTCCGGGCTCCCGAGCCCATGGCCGAGCAACTGCTGGTGCGCTTCGCGCAGGCCGAGTTGGCGGACCCGCACGTGCGTCGCTTCTGGCGCATGTGA
- a CDS encoding ABC transporter permease yields MNAIWDTLRLAFGTFASNPLRSFLTLLGIVIGATTVVSMMGLIQGLRNQVNESLSELGTNCFQVQRLPFGGELTAAQLAKRPRFTDADLEAIRDLPSVLTAAGEDSRGGFKVSTSMRESRANVSIWAGTPEYFQTNSVSLHSGRPFTDTEYLDGRRVAVIGQDLADTLFPGVEALGQSIRLQGRSFVVIGTLKRKGGFLGGGSQDNNVMMPLSVFRQLLGVRDYRVSIQAKSAEVLPRAQDEVTLLMRRRHGLKPMEPDDFFVFSNESATEMFNNISQVISAASFGVCLLSLLVGGIGILNIMLVAVTERTREIGIRKALGAKKRRILAQFATEAVVLSLTGGVLGVMMGAGLANLAKWVMRLPTEVPFWAVALSLAMSCGVGLAFGIYPAARAAKLDPVEAMRTE; encoded by the coding sequence ATGAACGCAATCTGGGACACCCTGCGGCTGGCTTTCGGCACCTTCGCCTCGAACCCGCTGCGCTCCTTCCTGACGCTGCTGGGCATCGTCATCGGCGCCACCACGGTGGTGTCGATGATGGGGCTCATCCAGGGCCTGCGGAACCAGGTGAACGAGAGCCTGTCCGAGCTGGGCACCAACTGCTTCCAGGTGCAGCGGCTGCCCTTCGGCGGCGAGCTCACCGCGGCGCAACTGGCGAAGCGGCCGCGCTTCACGGACGCGGACCTGGAGGCCATCCGCGACCTGCCGTCGGTGCTGACGGCGGCGGGGGAGGACTCGCGCGGCGGGTTCAAGGTGTCCACGTCGATGCGCGAGTCGCGAGCCAACGTGAGCATCTGGGCGGGCACGCCGGAGTACTTCCAGACGAACTCCGTGTCGCTGCACTCGGGGCGGCCCTTCACGGACACGGAGTACCTCGACGGGCGGCGCGTGGCGGTGATTGGCCAGGACCTGGCGGACACGCTGTTCCCGGGCGTGGAGGCGCTGGGGCAGTCCATCCGCCTCCAGGGGCGCAGCTTCGTGGTGATTGGCACGCTGAAGCGCAAGGGCGGCTTCCTGGGCGGTGGCAGCCAGGACAACAACGTGATGATGCCGCTGTCGGTGTTCCGCCAGTTGCTGGGCGTGCGCGACTACCGCGTGAGCATCCAGGCGAAGTCGGCGGAGGTGCTGCCGCGCGCGCAGGACGAGGTGACGCTGCTGATGCGGCGGCGTCATGGGCTGAAGCCGATGGAGCCGGACGACTTCTTCGTGTTCTCCAACGAGAGCGCGACGGAGATGTTCAACAACATCTCCCAGGTGATTTCGGCGGCGAGCTTCGGCGTGTGCCTGCTGTCGCTGCTGGTGGGCGGCATCGGCATCCTGAACATCATGCTGGTGGCCGTGACGGAGCGGACGCGGGAGATTGGGATTCGCAAGGCGCTGGGCGCGAAGAAGCGGCGCATCCTGGCGCAGTTCGCGACGGAGGCGGTGGTGCTGTCGCTGACGGGTGGCGTGCTGGGCGTGATGATGGGCGCGGGGCTGGCGAACCTGGCGAAGTGGGTGATGCGGTTGCCCACGGAGGTGCCCTTCTGGGCGGTGGCGCTGTCCCTGGCGATGAGCTGCGGTGTGGGGCTGGCGTTCGGCATCTATCCCGCCGCGCGCGCGGCGAAGCTGGACCCCGTGGAGGCGATGCGGACGGAGTAG